A DNA window from Dryobates pubescens isolate bDryPub1 unplaced genomic scaffold, bDryPub1.pri scaffold_56_arrow_ctg1, whole genome shotgun sequence contains the following coding sequences:
- the LOC128899753 gene encoding gastrula zinc finger protein XlCGF26.1-like — MTSRKDPDKSWEEKQHPEIKLEQSKFSLKGEEEEEEKEDKMEDDAEKNDDYEEEDNDDDEGDQDEGEECMEEDEVRAGPSVSPKQLSQCLECGQSFPPGSEPVKHHCPQPGSRPFVCGDCGKRFSWNSNLIRHRRTHTGEKPFTCAACSQSFTQRSNLIRHCRTHTGEKPFTCADCGQSFTQRGHLTQHCLTHTGERPFSCDSCGKRFRHMAHLRQHHLTHTNEKSFTCRDCGKSFNHSSTLTIHRRIHTGEHLFPCAECGKSFTTSTRLIRHQLIHSAEKPYSCADCGKRFTQKVQLTEHRRVHTGESFSCAECGKAFSHRGTLIHHRRTHTGEKPFTCSACGKSFSRRSHLIRHCCTHTGERPFTCADCGKRFSRRGNLIAHRRTHTGEKHFTCADCGKSFSRSDHLIGHRRTHTGEKPFTCADCGKSFSRRDTLIVHRRTHTGEKPYTCADCGKSFTQTVTLNKHRCTHTREQPAL; from the coding sequence ATGACCTCACGGAAGGACCCAgacaagagctgggaggagaagcagcacccagagatcaAGTTGGAGCAGTCAAAGTTCAGcctgaagggagaggaggaggaagaggaaaaagaggacaAGATGGAGGATGATGCTGAGAAGAATGATGACTATGAAGAGGaggataatgatgatgatgaaggtgACCAGGATGAGGGGGAGGAATGTATGGAGGAGGATGAAGTCAGAGCAGGTCCCTCAGTGTCACCGAAACAGCTGAGTCAGTGCCTtgagtgtgggcagagcttcccaccTGGCTCAGAGCCAGTGAAGCACCACTGCCCGCAGCCTGGCTCCCGGCCCTTCGTCTGtggtgactgtggcaagaggttcAGCTGGAACTCAAACCTCATCCGGcaccgccgcacccacactggagagaaaccattcacctgtgctgcctgcagccagagcttcaCCCAGCGCTCCAATCTCATCCGGCACTGCCGCACCCACACTGGAGAGAAACCattcacctgtgctgactgcgGCCAGAGCTTCACCCAGCGCGGCCatctcacccagcactgcctcacCCACACTGGAGAGAGGCCCTTCTCTTGTGACAGCTGTGGCAAGCGCTTCAGGCACATGGCTCATCTTAGGCAACACCACCTCACCCACACCAATGAGAAGTCCTTCACCTGCAGagactgcggcaagagcttcaaccACAGCTCCACTCTCACCATCCATCGCCGCATCCACACCGGAGAGCatctgttcccctgtgctgagtgcggcaagagcttcaccacgAGCACTCGACTCATCCGGCACCAACTCATCCACAGCGCTGAGAAGCCCTACAGCTGTGCCGACTGTGGCAAGAGATTCACCCAGAAGGTACAGCTCACAGAGCACCGTCGTGTGCACACTGGCGAGTCattcagctgtgctgagtgcggcAAGGCCTTCAGCCATAGGGGCACTCTCATTCACcaccgccgcacccacactGGTGAGAAACCTTTCACCTGTTCTGCCTGTGGCAAGAGTTTCAGCCGCAGGAGCCATCTCATTCGCCACTGCTGCACCCACACCGGTGAGAGACCGTTtacctgtgctgactgtggcaagaggttcAGCCGCAGGGGCAATCTCATTGCTCACCGCCGCACCCATACTGGTGAGAAACATTTCACTTGTGCTGACTGTGGGAAGAGCTTCAGCCGCAGTGACCATCTCATTGGtcaccgccgcacccacacAGGTGAGAAGCCgttcacctgtgctgactgtggcaagagcttcagccgCAGGGACACTCTCATTGTtcaccgccgcacccacaccgGTGAGAAACCGTacacctgtgctgactgtgggaaGAGCTTCACCCAGACGGTAACCCTCAACAAGCACCGCTGCACCCACaccagagagcagcctgcactgtAG